From Armatimonadia bacterium:
AGGTGCCTTCTCCCCTTGCCCTGCTGCGTTGACGTCCACGTTCCTCCCTGCTAAACTACCGCCAGTCCCGGCACCCGTGCCGGGCCCTTCATTATGCCCGCAGGTATCTGGTCGCGAGAGGGAACCTTCCGTGATGACCTTCCAGAAGATGCTTTCCACGCTGAGTGAATACTGGGCTGCCCAGGGCTGTGCCGCCATGCAGCCCTATGAGCTGGAGATGGGCGCCGGGACCATGTCCGGCGACACCTTCCTTCGCTCCCTGGGGCCCGAGCCCTGGAATGCAGCCTATGTCCAGCCTTGTCGACGCCCCACCGACGGCCGCTATGGCGAGAACCCCAACCGCTTCCAGCGCTACTTCCAGTATCAGGTTGTCATGAAGCCCTCACCCGACAACATCCAGGAGCGCTACCTCGCCAGCCTGCAAGCCCTGGGCCTCGACATGCGCAAGCATGACGTCCGCTTCGTCGAGGATGACTGGGAATCACCCACTCTCGGCGCCTCAGGAGTCGGCTGGGAGGTCTGGCTTGACGGCATGGAAGTCACGCAGTTCACCTACTTCCAGCAGGTCGGTGGCATCTCGTGCAAGCCGGTGACCGTTGAGATCACCTATGGTCCCGAGCGCCTGTGCATGTACCTGCAGCAGGTCGATGATTACCGCAAGCTCCTGTGGTCGGACACGGTGACCTACGGCGAGCTCCGCTACGAGGAAGAGTTCGAGTTCTCCAAGTACAACTTCGAGACCGCCAACGTAGACATGCTCTGGACGCTCTTCGACCTGTTCGAGAAGGAAGCCTTCGCCCAGATGGACGCAAGCCTTCCCTTGCCTGCCTACGACTACGTCCTCAAGTGCTCCCACGTCTTCAACCTCCTCGACGCCCGCGGCGCCGTAAGCATCACCGAGCGACCCGGCATGATCCTGCGGGTCCGGGGCCTGGCGCGACGAGTGGCGCAGGCGTATCTGCAGAAGCGCGAGGAACTCGGCTTCCCCCTCTGCAAAAAGCTGGAGGCCGCTGCCGGGTAGCTCTCCTGCTGCCCTGGAATCCGCTGCACTTGGGACGCGACGTACACACCCTCCAAGATTGAGAAGGCCAACTGAATGCCCAGCGACCTGCTCTACGAGATTGGCGTAGAAGAGATACCGGCAAGTTTTGTGCTCCCCGCACTCGAGCAGCTCAAGCAGGGGATCGCCGAAGGCCTCGGCAAACTGCACCTGGAATACGGTGAGGTTCAGACCTACGGCACGCCCAGGCGTCTGGCGATCCTCCTCAAGGACGTCGCCGACCGACAGCCCGATATGGAGCAGGAGTACAAGGGGCCACCGGCCGACAAGGCCTTCGACGCCGACGGTCGTCCCACCAAGGCCGCGGAGGGATTCGCACGCACTCGTGGCGTGGCGGTCGAGGACCTCCAGATCCGCGACACCGACAAGGGTAGCTGGGTTTTCGTCGCCGTCTGTGAGCCCGGTCAGCCCGCTGCCGGCGTCCTCCCCGATCTGCTCTCTGAGGTCACCCTGGGCCTGAGCTTCCCCAAGACCATGCGTTGGGCCGACCTTGACCACCGCTTCGCACGTCCGATCCGCTGGCTCGTGGCACTGCTGGGCTCGCAGGTTCTCGACTTGACCGTCGCCGGCGTCACAGCGAGCGATGCCAGCCGAGGCCACAGGGTTCTCGGCTCCTCGGCCGTGCACCTCGACAGCCCCTCAGCCTACGTGGAGGCTCTGCGCGCCAACTACGTCCTTGCCGACCAGGACGAACGCCGGGAGGCCATTCGCACCTCTGCTCAGGCAGCCGCAGCCGAAGTCGGGGGCAACGCGCGCATCGACGATGACCTGCTCACTGAGGTCAGCTTCCTCGTCGAGTGGCCCACCTGTCTGTGGGGAGCCTTCGACCCCAAGTACCTGACCTTGCCGGAGCCCGTCATCGTCACCGTCATGCGGGGCCACCAGCGCTACTTCCCGGTCGAGAACGGCGACGGCCGCCTTCTCCCCTACTTCATCACCGTCCGCAATGGCACCGACGAGGGTATCGAGATCGTCCGGGCCGGCAACGAGAGGGTCATCGTTCCGCGGCTGGCCGATGCCGAGTTCTACCTGACCGAAGACCTCAAGCACTCCCTGGACGACCGCGCTGCCTCCCTGGCTCGCGTTACCTTCATGGAGGGCATGGGGACTCTGGCCGACAAGACCGCTCGCCTGGAGAAGCTCGTGGCCCACCTCGCAGAGTCCTGCCCGGCCTTTGACGCTGAGGTCGCCGGGACCGCCACTCGCGCGGCACACCTCAGCAAGGCCGACCTCGTAACCCTCATGGTCGGCGACAGCAAGCTGGGCGAGCTCCAGGGCATCATCGGCGGCGAGTATGCTCTCCGTCAGGGCGAGCCGGAGGACGTTGCCACCGCCATCGCCGAGCAGTACCGCCCGCGCGGAGCCGGTGACGATGTTCCCGCTTCCCTGGCCGGCACGCTGGTCAGCCTCGCCGACAAGCTCGACAACCTCGCCGCCTGCTTCCGACTGGGCGCAATCCCTTCGGGTTCGGCCGACCCCTCTGCTCTGCGTCGACAGGCCCAGGGGATCGTCGAGATGCTGCTGGGCCGAAGCCTGCATCTGAACCTCCGCGAGGCCCTGCTCTACGCTCTCAACCTGCTCCCCGTGCCGAAGCT
This genomic window contains:
- the glyQ gene encoding glycine--tRNA ligase subunit alpha codes for the protein MTFQKMLSTLSEYWAAQGCAAMQPYELEMGAGTMSGDTFLRSLGPEPWNAAYVQPCRRPTDGRYGENPNRFQRYFQYQVVMKPSPDNIQERYLASLQALGLDMRKHDVRFVEDDWESPTLGASGVGWEVWLDGMEVTQFTYFQQVGGISCKPVTVEITYGPERLCMYLQQVDDYRKLLWSDTVTYGELRYEEEFEFSKYNFETANVDMLWTLFDLFEKEAFAQMDASLPLPAYDYVLKCSHVFNLLDARGAVSITERPGMILRVRGLARRVAQAYLQKREELGFPLCKKLEAAAG
- the glyS gene encoding glycine--tRNA ligase subunit beta; this encodes MPSDLLYEIGVEEIPASFVLPALEQLKQGIAEGLGKLHLEYGEVQTYGTPRRLAILLKDVADRQPDMEQEYKGPPADKAFDADGRPTKAAEGFARTRGVAVEDLQIRDTDKGSWVFVAVCEPGQPAAGVLPDLLSEVTLGLSFPKTMRWADLDHRFARPIRWLVALLGSQVLDLTVAGVTASDASRGHRVLGSSAVHLDSPSAYVEALRANYVLADQDERREAIRTSAQAAAAEVGGNARIDDDLLTEVSFLVEWPTCLWGAFDPKYLTLPEPVIVTVMRGHQRYFPVENGDGRLLPYFITVRNGTDEGIEIVRAGNERVIVPRLADAEFYLTEDLKHSLDDRAASLARVTFMEGMGTLADKTARLEKLVAHLAESCPAFDAEVAGTATRAAHLSKADLVTLMVGDSKLGELQGIIGGEYALRQGEPEDVATAIAEQYRPRGAGDDVPASLAGTLVSLADKLDNLAACFRLGAIPSGSADPSALRRQAQGIVEMLLGRSLHLNLREALLYALNLLPVPKLEKAKEVAKVLAPEAALDALMGFFAQRLDFVLTRDGVTYDLARAALGADWDDAREAYERAQYLQQLRTSAPALFDTLVTAAERPARITRPEQLPEGLLVNESLFQEDGEPKLWATSQEVRRGVTSSLSSTPRDYAMAVNELATLAEPIHEFFAQVMVMVDDEPVRNNRLALLREIDRTFLGVADFLQVVREGQ